The Pontibacter sp. SGAir0037 DNA segment TTTAACTTTGCGGCTTATACAGGTATCAAGCCATAAATAAACAGATTGATATTTATTATACCCAATGAAATTAACTACTGAAGCGAAAAAAGAAATTTTTGAAAAGCACGGCTTTGCAAAGTCTGCAACAGACACTGGTTCTGCGGAGTCACAAATCGCGCTTTTCTCAACACGCATTAACGACCTGACTGAGCACCTTAAGACTCACAAAAAGGACTATGCAACCCGTTTGGGCCTTTTAAAGCTGGTAGGTAAAAGAAGAAGACTTCTTAACTACCTCCAGAAAAACGATATTGAGAGATACAGAGCTATTATTAGCGAGCTTGGTATCAGAAAATAAATGATG contains these protein-coding regions:
- the rpsO gene encoding 30S ribosomal protein S15, with translation MKLTTEAKKEIFEKHGFAKSATDTGSAESQIALFSTRINDLTEHLKTHKKDYATRLGLLKLVGKRRRLLNYLQKNDIERYRAIISELGIRK